Proteins co-encoded in one Hyla sarda isolate aHylSar1 chromosome 4, aHylSar1.hap1, whole genome shotgun sequence genomic window:
- the LOC130367630 gene encoding transmembrane 4 L6 family member 5-like: MCTGKCAKCIGISLFPLCAVSIICNVIQLFPGWDVKAVENSSEQLTPEVLWLGGVIGGGLLVLVPAIHIQATGREGCCNNRCGMFLSIIFAAVGVVGSLYGFVASVLGMVRGPTCYFSYHNETSGTTSQQWGRPFDSELKDFSDKNYLFNKTMWDACESPKGVAEFNIILFSMVLASTAISLILCAVQMFNGLFGCLCGTCGKKE, from the exons ATGTGTACCGGGAAATGTGCCAAATGTATCGGGATCTCCCTGTTCCCCTTATGTGCCGTCTCCATCATCTGCAATGTGATCCAGCTCTTTCCAGGATGGGATGTTAAAGCTGTAGAGAACTCATCGGAACAGTTGACGCCAGAAGTTCTGTGGCTTGGAGGAGTGATCGGAGGCGGATTACTG GTGCTTGTTCCAGCCATTCACATCCAAGCCACCGGGCGAGAGGGCTGCTGCAATAACCGCTGTGGG ATGTTCCTGTCCATCATCTTTGCCGCTGTTGGCGTTGTTGGATCTCTCTACGGTTTCGTGGCGTCTGTGCTGGGGATGGTGAGAGGACCGACGTGCTATTTCAGTTACCACAATGAAACTTCCGGCACAACCTCACAACAATGGGGACGTCCCTTTGACTCTGAACTGAAAGATTTCAG TGACAAAAATTATCTATTCAACAAGACCATGTGGGATGCCTGTGAGAGCCCCAAGGGAGTGGCCGAGTTTAACATCATCCTGTTCTCTATGGTCCTGGCTTCCACCGCCATCTCTCTGATCCTGTGCGCTGTTCAGATGTTTAACGGTCTTTTCGGCTGCCTGTGCGGAACCTGCGGGAAAAAGGAATAG